The following are encoded together in the Thermus sp. LT1-2-5 genome:
- a CDS encoding DUF1385 domain-containing protein, protein MLRVVSGFSLPGAVFLTDGERAVLAHGQGVEVWKASRVGTDLPLLRGLAALWATLRDSWKAMGLLPETRGITPLEALLAALLTLLLLPVPLALGLVLPMRVADALLDRQTQPFLYYALFEALSLAGLLAYFRLLVLLPPFRSLLRYHGAEHMVVHLLERGLPLTLEEARRQSPYHPRCGTAFLGMSFLLAVLFYGLFLPLPEGNPLLFLGLKLGLLPLLVGVSYELFRLMPRVPALMALGLFLQRFTVERPGDEELEVALKAARELVGRGDLAHGPEPSS, encoded by the coding sequence ATGCTGCGTGTCGTGTCAGGGTTTTCCCTGCCAGGTGCCGTCTTCCTCACCGACGGGGAGCGAGCCGTCTTGGCCCACGGTCAGGGGGTGGAGGTGTGGAAGGCCTCGAGGGTGGGGACGGACCTTCCCCTCCTCCGGGGCCTAGCCGCCCTGTGGGCCACCCTGCGGGACTCCTGGAAGGCCATGGGCCTCCTTCCGGAAACCCGGGGCATCACCCCTTTGGAGGCCCTTTTGGCCGCCCTCCTCACCCTCCTCCTCCTCCCCGTGCCCCTCGCCTTGGGCCTCGTTCTCCCTATGAGGGTGGCTGACGCCCTCCTGGACCGCCAGACCCAGCCCTTTCTCTACTACGCCCTTTTTGAGGCGCTTTCCCTGGCGGGGCTCTTGGCGTACTTCCGCCTCCTTGTTCTGTTGCCTCCCTTCCGGTCCCTTCTCCGCTACCACGGGGCCGAGCACATGGTGGTCCACCTTCTGGAACGGGGGCTTCCCCTCACCCTGGAGGAGGCCCGCCGCCAAAGCCCCTACCACCCCCGGTGCGGCACGGCGTTCTTGGGAATGTCCTTCCTGCTGGCGGTGCTCTTCTACGGGCTCTTCCTTCCCCTCCCGGAGGGGAACCCCCTTCTCTTCCTCGGCCTCAAGCTCGGCCTCCTGCCCCTCCTGGTGGGGGTTTCCTACGAGCTCTTTCGCCTCATGCCCAGGGTGCCAGCCCTTATGGCCCTGGGCCTCTTTCTCCAGCGGTTCACGGTGGAGAGGCCGGGGGATGAGGAGCTGGAGGTGGCCCTGAAGGCGGCGCGGGAGCTGGTGGGCCGGGGCGATCTTGCCCACGGACCTGAACCCTCCTCTTAG
- a CDS encoding amino acid transporter, with translation MKPSPDTTASAEEGRYAWWQVLCLTGVDLFSSLGYQPGIALLAAGLLSPLANLSLVAFALFAVYPVYRRLAEVSPDGQGSVGLLTRLLPGWRGKMVVLVVLGFMATDFMITITLSAADAAVHLLGNPLTPAWLQGHQVGLTLFLVGLLGFVFYLGFREAIGLAVPITLGYLALNALTLAVALAHLRPEHLEGWWRKLLAAEPDPAGLLLVTLIAFPKLALGLSGYETGVALMPLIRGGPADTPERPLGRIRGGHRLLLAAALVMGAFLVAAGFATALLIPEHLWRSEEVAGRAISFLAHRYLGEGFGSLYDLFSIVILWFAGASAMAGLLTIVPRYLPRFGMAPEWAKQRRLLVLFFTGVGFALTLLFRARVEAQAAAYATGVLVVMTSAALGVYLLAKRERRREAAYFRALLPVFGYVLVANVVERPDGVRIASFFIAATLFVSLLSRALRSFELRVEGFALDEMAERFVALLKEQEAPLRLVAHRPERGGLAAYWEKERRIREATHIPAHDPIYFVEVYVQDPSEFTRVAWVWGVDHPEVKVFRILGTAAPNTLAAFLLYLRERTGKRPHIYFEWGDEGPLQAALDFLLFGEGDVPTLTHEVLRRHEPDRSRRPVVHVGG, from the coding sequence ATGAAGCCCTCTCCGGATACCACCGCTTCCGCTGAGGAGGGCCGCTACGCCTGGTGGCAGGTCCTCTGCCTGACCGGGGTAGACCTCTTCTCCTCCTTGGGGTACCAGCCGGGCATCGCCCTGCTGGCGGCGGGGCTTCTTTCCCCCTTGGCCAACCTTAGCCTGGTGGCCTTCGCCCTCTTCGCCGTCTACCCCGTGTACCGCCGTCTGGCGGAGGTGAGCCCCGACGGCCAGGGCTCGGTGGGCCTTCTCACCCGGCTCCTCCCGGGCTGGCGGGGGAAGATGGTGGTCCTGGTGGTCCTGGGCTTCATGGCCACCGACTTCATGATCACCATCACCCTCTCCGCCGCCGACGCCGCTGTCCATCTCCTAGGAAACCCCTTGACCCCCGCTTGGCTGCAGGGGCACCAGGTGGGGCTCACCCTCTTTCTCGTGGGCCTTTTGGGCTTCGTTTTCTACCTGGGTTTCCGGGAAGCCATCGGCCTGGCGGTCCCCATCACCCTGGGTTACCTGGCCCTGAACGCCCTCACCCTGGCCGTGGCCCTTGCCCACCTTCGCCCCGAGCACCTGGAGGGCTGGTGGCGGAAACTCCTGGCCGCCGAGCCCGACCCGGCTGGGCTTCTCCTCGTCACCCTCATCGCCTTCCCCAAGCTGGCCTTGGGCCTATCCGGGTACGAAACCGGCGTGGCCCTCATGCCCCTGATCCGGGGCGGGCCCGCCGATACCCCCGAGCGGCCCTTGGGCCGGATCCGGGGAGGGCACCGCCTTCTCCTCGCCGCCGCCTTGGTCATGGGCGCCTTCCTGGTGGCGGCGGGCTTCGCCACGGCCCTCCTGATCCCGGAGCACCTTTGGCGTAGCGAAGAGGTTGCGGGAAGGGCCATCAGCTTCCTGGCGCACCGCTACCTAGGGGAGGGGTTTGGAAGCCTTTACGACCTCTTTTCCATCGTCATCCTCTGGTTCGCTGGGGCCAGCGCCATGGCCGGTCTCCTCACCATCGTGCCCCGCTACCTACCCCGCTTCGGCATGGCCCCGGAGTGGGCCAAGCAACGGCGGCTCCTCGTCCTCTTTTTCACCGGGGTGGGCTTCGCCCTCACCCTCCTCTTCCGCGCCCGGGTAGAGGCCCAGGCCGCCGCCTACGCCACGGGGGTCCTGGTGGTCATGACCTCCGCCGCTTTGGGCGTCTACCTCCTGGCGAAGCGGGAAAGGCGGCGGGAAGCCGCCTACTTCCGGGCCCTCCTTCCCGTGTTCGGCTACGTCCTCGTGGCCAACGTGGTGGAGCGGCCGGACGGGGTGCGCATCGCCTCCTTTTTCATCGCCGCCACCCTTTTCGTGTCCCTCCTCTCCCGCGCCCTGCGCTCCTTCGAGCTCAGGGTGGAGGGCTTTGCCCTGGACGAGATGGCGGAACGCTTCGTGGCCCTTCTGAAAGAGCAGGAAGCGCCCCTCCGCCTGGTGGCCCACCGCCCGGAACGGGGTGGGCTTGCCGCCTACTGGGAAAAGGAGCGCCGCATCCGGGAGGCCACCCACATCCCCGCCCACGACCCCATCTACTTTGTGGAGGTCTACGTCCAGGACCCCTCGGAGTTCACCAGGGTGGCCTGGGTCTGGGGGGTGGACCACCCTGAGGTCAAGGTCTTCCGCATCCTGGGCACCGCCGCCCCCAACACCCTAGCCGCTTTCCTCCTCTACCTGCGGGAGCGCACGGGCAAGCGGCCCCACATCTACTTCGAGTGGGGGGACGAGGGTCCCTTGCAGGCCGCCTTGGACTTTCTCCTTTTCGGCGAGGGCGATGTGCCCACCCTCACCCATGAGGTCCTGCGCCGCCACGAGCCGGACCGGAGCAGACGGCCCGTGGTTCACGTGGGGGGTTAG
- a CDS encoding amino acid ABC transporter ATP-binding protein translates to MEPIIRIHNLHKWFGSLHVLRGINLEVAPGEKLVIIGPSGSGKSTLIRCINRLEDFQEGEVVVDGHNVKEERALREVRREVGMVFQQFNLFPHMTVLENITLAPMRVRGWTREKAEGKALELLERVGILDQARKYPAELSGGQQQRVAIARALAMEPKVMLFDEPTSALDPEMVGEVLDVMRDLARGGMTMLVVTHEMGFAREVADRVIFMDRGQVVEEGRPEEIFTRPKEERTKAFLERVLHH, encoded by the coding sequence GTGGAACCCATCATCCGCATCCACAACCTGCACAAGTGGTTTGGCTCCCTGCACGTTTTGCGGGGCATCAACCTGGAGGTGGCCCCCGGGGAGAAGCTTGTCATCATCGGCCCCTCGGGCTCGGGGAAGAGCACGCTCATCCGGTGCATCAACCGCCTGGAGGACTTCCAGGAGGGGGAGGTGGTGGTGGACGGGCACAACGTGAAGGAGGAGCGGGCCTTGAGGGAGGTGCGGCGGGAGGTGGGGATGGTCTTCCAGCAGTTCAACCTCTTCCCGCACATGACGGTGCTGGAGAACATCACCTTGGCGCCCATGCGGGTGCGGGGTTGGACGAGGGAGAAGGCGGAGGGGAAGGCCTTGGAGCTGTTGGAGCGGGTGGGGATCCTGGACCAGGCGCGGAAGTACCCGGCGGAGCTGTCTGGGGGGCAACAGCAGCGGGTGGCCATTGCCCGGGCGTTGGCCATGGAGCCCAAGGTGATGCTGTTTGACGAGCCCACGAGCGCCCTGGACCCGGAGATGGTGGGGGAGGTGCTGGACGTGATGCGGGACTTAGCGCGGGGGGGCATGACGATGCTGGTGGTGACGCACGAGATGGGGTTTGCGCGGGAGGTGGCGGACCGGGTGATTTTCATGGACCGGGGGCAGGTGGTGGAGGAGGGGAGGCCGGAGGAGATCTTCACCCGGCCCAAGGAGGAGCGGACCAAGGCCTTCCTGGAGCGGGTTCTGCACCATTAG
- a CDS encoding PIN domain-containing protein, translating to MIVLDTSALFALLNRKDPDHERVKSVLLADPGPYLVAAGALAEIAYLTEERLGLGALEALLTDLETGALSLDCGDGDLPRIRQLVARYADLPLGFADAAVLALAERSGGRVLSLDHHFHVVAREGKVQVLP from the coding sequence ATGATCGTTCTGGATACCTCCGCCCTCTTCGCCCTTTTAAACCGCAAGGATCCGGATCACGAACGGGTCAAGAGCGTCCTTTTGGCCGATCCAGGCCCCTATTTGGTTGCCGCGGGCGCCCTTGCCGAGATCGCCTATTTAACCGAGGAGCGTCTTGGGCTTGGGGCGCTGGAGGCCTTGTTGACGGATCTCGAGACGGGCGCCCTGAGCCTAGATTGCGGAGACGGGGACCTCCCCCGGATCCGCCAACTGGTGGCGCGGTACGCGGACTTGCCTTTGGGCTTTGCGGACGCGGCGGTCCTGGCCTTGGCCGAGCGCTCAGGTGGCAGGGTGTTGAGCCTAGACCACCACTTTCACGTGGTGGCGCGGGAGGGGAAGGTCCAGGTCTTGCCGTGA
- a CDS encoding transposase yields MRLERGERRAWTGGSEGGWRVNGVGVWEASWEEPLWVMGNLPVEELLGVYRERMKIEESFRDLKSYLGMGNLMNKRRENAEKTLWLLAFAYALGLLLGETLRGRWQRERGGPVGGSGGTTPGSSFS; encoded by the coding sequence TTGCGGCTTGAGCGTGGGGAGCGGAGGGCGTGGACGGGGGGTTCTGAGGGGGGATGGAGGGTGAACGGGGTGGGGGTGTGGGAGGCTTCGTGGGAGGAGCCGCTTTGGGTGATGGGGAACCTGCCGGTGGAGGAGCTTTTGGGGGTGTACCGGGAACGGATGAAGATAGAGGAGTCCTTTCGGGACCTGAAGAGCTACTTGGGGATGGGGAACCTGATGAACAAGCGGCGGGAGAATGCGGAGAAGACGCTATGGCTTTTAGCCTTTGCCTACGCTTTGGGGTTGCTCCTTGGGGAAACGCTGCGGGGGAGGTGGCAGCGGGAAAGGGGGGGGCCGGTTGGCGGAAGTGGCGGGACTACTCCGGGCTCTTCCTTCTCCTGA
- a CDS encoding CopG family transcriptional regulator, with translation MEKTTLYLPRDLHQALKEASKQEGKSQAEIVREALTLYLAHRKRPALRSLGVGEDEALTGRESEAWLRKAWGEG, from the coding sequence ATGGAGAAGACCACCCTCTACCTTCCTCGCGACCTGCACCAAGCCCTGAAGGAGGCTTCGAAGCAAGAGGGCAAGAGCCAGGCCGAGATCGTCCGCGAAGCCTTGACCCTCTACCTGGCGCACCGGAAGAGACCTGCCCTACGCTCCTTAGGCGTGGGAGAAGACGAAGCCCTCACGGGGCGGGAATCGGAGGCATGGCTTCGTAAAGCTTGGGGTGAGGGATGA
- a CDS encoding AAA family ATPase, with amino-acid sequence MRKRRKQEEKAPPVLQRKRAGAQGILLAGEVALLYGEAKAGKSRAAVALLAWERLSGEHARRSEAWELLPPPELRFYLYHQTETRYSHLARYAEQMGAMDIAQRNFLPFAQREELQSALRAIHILAKEAGKPALVVVDSLIKLVPPEQSENEAKAMDTVMAWLKEAILPPAAGEPAVGLVVIHHATKGNYGPRGSGAIAANADHLLVVRPKAHGESEGEWNALIYEKGRGDVEREAEEILAVRVRSGGRALRSQPPSGKARGSSPTSTAKPQRSLVDQARVHFQGKAFTQEELVAFLVHLGQARERAENNFRVWRARKKILALEGGRYQFR; translated from the coding sequence TTGCGCAAGCGGCGTAAGCAAGAGGAAAAGGCACCCCCGGTACTCCAGCGGAAAAGGGCCGGGGCCCAAGGGATTCTGCTAGCGGGGGAGGTGGCCCTGCTTTACGGCGAGGCTAAGGCGGGGAAAAGCCGGGCCGCCGTGGCCCTTCTGGCCTGGGAGCGCCTTTCGGGGGAACACGCGCGTCGGAGCGAGGCGTGGGAGTTGCTTCCACCTCCGGAGCTACGCTTTTACCTGTACCATCAGACGGAGACCCGCTATAGCCACCTAGCGCGCTACGCGGAGCAGATGGGCGCCATGGACATCGCCCAGCGCAACTTTCTGCCCTTTGCTCAAAGGGAAGAGCTCCAGTCGGCCTTACGGGCGATCCACATCCTGGCCAAGGAAGCGGGGAAGCCCGCCTTGGTGGTGGTGGACTCCCTCATTAAACTGGTCCCCCCGGAGCAGAGCGAGAACGAGGCCAAGGCCATGGATACGGTCATGGCCTGGCTCAAGGAGGCCATCCTGCCTCCCGCGGCCGGGGAGCCTGCGGTGGGCTTGGTGGTGATCCACCACGCCACCAAGGGAAACTATGGTCCTCGGGGTTCTGGGGCCATCGCCGCCAACGCCGACCACCTATTGGTCGTGAGGCCTAAAGCGCACGGGGAATCCGAGGGGGAGTGGAACGCCCTCATTTACGAAAAGGGAAGGGGAGACGTGGAAAGGGAAGCGGAGGAGATCCTAGCGGTTCGGGTGCGCTCTGGCGGCCGTGCCCTGCGCTCCCAGCCGCCCTCCGGTAAAGCCCGGGGGTCTTCCCCCACATCAACGGCAAAGCCTCAGCGCTCCTTGGTGGACCAGGCCCGGGTACACTTCCAGGGGAAAGCCTTCACCCAAGAAGAGCTCGTCGCCTTTTTGGTGCACCTGGGCCAAGCTAGGGAGAGGGCGGAGAACAACTTCCGGGTCTGGCGGGCCCGGAAGAAGATCCTGGCCTTGGAGGGCGGGCGCTACCAGTTTCGGTAG
- a CDS encoding AI-2E family transporter, whose translation MSGANRFFLGLFLFLLALWALAKLYTLLLWVFLAFTLAAALDPLVRALRRFLPQPSAVLFAYLGVLGVLALGVYLARPLLLAQFHSLAEVLPQVLAFVDQNFGLSLPGLASSLAPSFRFAGDLALRVGETVSELVLALVLAVMISLEPHLVARAAPYLPGDGWREVLEETWRRMGYWARAQFLIALSFALLFGGWLFLLKVPSPFALGVLGGILEVVPFVGGISAALLAALVALSALGPVSALLVLAGYGGIALLEGKVLIPFIYGRTLGFHPAVVLLAIFAFGKLFGVLGIFLAVPMTILASGLLSHWRR comes from the coding sequence ATGTCCGGCGCCAACCGCTTTTTCCTCGGCCTCTTTCTCTTCCTCCTCGCCCTCTGGGCCCTGGCGAAGCTCTACACCCTCCTCCTTTGGGTCTTCCTCGCCTTCACCCTGGCAGCGGCCCTGGACCCCTTGGTGCGGGCGCTACGGCGCTTCCTCCCCCAGCCCTCCGCCGTTCTCTTCGCCTATTTAGGGGTCCTCGGGGTTCTGGCCCTTGGGGTCTACTTGGCTAGACCGCTTTTGCTGGCGCAGTTCCACAGCCTCGCCGAGGTGTTGCCCCAGGTCCTGGCCTTCGTGGACCAGAACTTTGGCCTCTCCCTTCCCGGCCTGGCCTCCTCCTTGGCCCCTTCCTTCCGCTTCGCCGGCGATCTTGCCTTGAGGGTGGGGGAAACGGTTTCCGAGCTGGTCCTGGCCCTGGTGCTGGCGGTGATGATCAGCCTCGAGCCCCACCTGGTAGCCCGAGCCGCCCCTTACTTGCCCGGGGACGGCTGGCGGGAGGTTCTGGAAGAAACCTGGCGGCGGATGGGCTACTGGGCCCGGGCCCAGTTCCTCATCGCCCTCTCCTTCGCCCTCCTGTTTGGCGGCTGGCTCTTCCTCCTCAAGGTGCCGAGCCCCTTCGCCCTGGGGGTGTTGGGGGGGATCCTGGAGGTGGTGCCCTTCGTGGGGGGCATCTCGGCGGCGCTTCTCGCCGCCTTGGTAGCCCTTTCCGCCCTGGGCCCCGTTTCCGCCCTCCTGGTGCTCGCCGGGTACGGGGGCATCGCCCTCTTGGAGGGCAAGGTCCTCATCCCCTTCATCTACGGGCGCACCCTGGGCTTCCACCCCGCTGTGGTTCTCCTCGCCATCTTCGCCTTCGGGAAGCTCTTCGGCGTTTTGGGCATCTTCCTCGCCGTGCCCATGACCATCCTGGCCTCTGGGCTCCTTTCCCACTGGCGTCGGTGA
- a CDS encoding amino acid ABC transporter substrate-binding protein — MKRIWIGLLALVLLGVWPAWAQQSRLDVVKSRGRLVCGVNAVLPGFGFLDQKTGKYTGFDVEFCRAVSAALFGDPDKVDYVPLDARVRFQAVQNGEVDVAFRNTTVTANRDGALGVDFLPVNFYDGQGVMIKKGRANALRELEGATFCTTQGTTNEKNISDYIRAQKWRNTRLLTFEDGAKVMAAFLQGRCDAFTADKSQLVGFRATAPNPEELVILKETISKEPLAGFVRENDSRWRDALSWVVWATIQAEEFGITSKNLDQYLKSEVPEIRRFLGLEGTLGQDLGLPKDFVVRVIRAVGNYGEIYDRFFGPKSPFHIPRTGTLNALQRYGGLMYSPPFR, encoded by the coding sequence ATGAAGCGGATCTGGATTGGGTTATTGGCCTTGGTACTGCTTGGCGTTTGGCCTGCCTGGGCGCAGCAGTCCCGGCTTGACGTGGTGAAGAGCCGGGGGCGTCTGGTGTGCGGGGTGAACGCCGTTCTCCCCGGCTTTGGCTTTTTGGACCAGAAGACGGGCAAGTACACGGGCTTTGACGTGGAATTTTGCCGGGCGGTGTCCGCCGCCCTCTTCGGCGACCCCGACAAGGTGGACTACGTGCCCCTAGACGCCCGGGTCCGCTTCCAGGCGGTGCAAAACGGCGAGGTGGACGTAGCTTTCCGCAACACCACGGTGACCGCCAACCGCGATGGGGCCCTGGGGGTGGACTTCCTGCCCGTCAACTTTTACGACGGCCAAGGGGTGATGATCAAGAAGGGCCGGGCCAACGCCTTGCGGGAACTGGAGGGGGCCACCTTCTGCACCACCCAGGGCACCACCAACGAGAAGAACATCTCCGACTACATCCGGGCGCAGAAGTGGCGGAACACCCGGCTTCTCACCTTTGAGGACGGGGCCAAGGTGATGGCGGCCTTCCTGCAGGGGCGGTGCGACGCCTTCACGGCGGACAAGTCCCAGTTGGTGGGCTTCCGCGCCACCGCCCCCAACCCCGAGGAGCTGGTCATCCTTAAGGAAACCATATCCAAGGAGCCCCTGGCGGGCTTCGTGCGGGAGAACGACTCCCGCTGGCGGGATGCCTTGTCCTGGGTCGTGTGGGCCACCATCCAGGCGGAGGAGTTCGGGATCACTAGCAAGAACCTGGACCAATACCTGAAAAGCGAGGTGCCGGAGATCCGCCGCTTCCTAGGCCTCGAGGGCACCCTGGGCCAGGATCTAGGCCTGCCCAAGGACTTCGTGGTCCGGGTGATCCGGGCCGTGGGCAACTACGGGGAGATTTACGACCGCTTCTTCGGGCCTAAGAGCCCCTTCCACATCCCCCGCACCGGCACCCTGAACGCCTTGCAACGGTACGGGGGCCTCATGTACAGCCCGCCCTTCCGCTAG
- a CDS encoding ABC transporter permease subunit (The N-terminal region of this protein, as described by TIGR01726, is a three transmembrane segment that identifies a subfamily of ABC transporter permease subunits, which specificities that include histidine, arginine, glutamine, glutamate, L-cystine (sic), the opines (in Agrobacterium) octopine and nopaline, etc.): MPRLRDLLMQAVVLGLVAWGLATLWATAKARMAAQGIPFSYAFLWQEAGFSLSEGTTFAPGEGFRPYLPSDTYLQALLAGFLNTLKVTLLGLVGATLLGILLALGRLSVNPLARGLAFAYVEALRNTPLLLQLFVWYFAILLKLPPWERGLSFAGAFLSQRGLLLPELALGPGGWGLVLAGLWALAFRRRAFLALGGALALLLASWAFLGPPLLARPAVPGPFGPVGGFFLSPEYAALLFGVTLYTSAFVAEVVRGAILAVPRGQWEAAYALGLSYLDTFRRVILPQAVRIAVPPLANQYLNLAKNTSLGVAVGYPDLFSVYSTVANQSGRSLEAILLVMAVYLSLSLGISALVNAYNRRVALRWKL, encoded by the coding sequence ATGCCCCGACTGCGGGACCTCCTCATGCAGGCTGTGGTCCTAGGCCTGGTGGCCTGGGGCCTGGCTACCCTTTGGGCCACGGCCAAGGCGCGGATGGCGGCCCAGGGCATCCCCTTTAGCTACGCCTTCCTCTGGCAGGAGGCGGGCTTCTCCTTGAGCGAGGGCACTACCTTCGCCCCCGGGGAGGGGTTTCGCCCCTACCTGCCCTCTGACACCTACCTCCAGGCCCTCTTGGCGGGGTTTTTGAACACGCTCAAGGTGACCCTCCTGGGCTTGGTGGGGGCCACCTTGCTGGGGATCTTGTTGGCTTTGGGGAGGCTTTCCGTCAACCCCTTGGCCCGGGGCTTGGCCTTCGCTTACGTGGAGGCCCTTCGCAACACGCCCTTGCTCTTGCAACTGTTCGTGTGGTACTTCGCCATCCTCCTCAAGCTCCCCCCCTGGGAGCGTGGCCTCTCCTTCGCCGGGGCCTTCTTGTCCCAGCGGGGCCTCCTCCTCCCCGAGTTGGCCCTAGGCCCGGGGGGTTGGGGCCTGGTCCTGGCGGGGCTTTGGGCCTTGGCCTTCCGGCGGAGGGCCTTCCTGGCCCTTGGCGGGGCATTGGCTCTCCTTCTCGCCTCCTGGGCCTTCCTAGGGCCCCCCCTCCTGGCCCGGCCCGCCGTCCCGGGGCCCTTCGGGCCGGTGGGGGGCTTCTTCCTCTCCCCGGAGTACGCCGCCCTGCTCTTCGGGGTGACCCTCTACACCTCCGCCTTCGTGGCCGAGGTGGTGCGGGGGGCGATCCTGGCGGTGCCCCGGGGCCAGTGGGAGGCGGCCTACGCCTTAGGGCTTTCCTATCTGGACACCTTCCGCCGGGTGATCCTCCCCCAGGCGGTGCGTATCGCCGTGCCACCCCTGGCCAACCAGTACCTCAACCTGGCCAAAAACACCTCCTTGGGGGTGGCGGTGGGCTACCCCGACCTCTTCTCCGTCTACAGCACCGTGGCCAACCAGTCGGGGCGTAGCCTCGAGGCCATCCTCCTGGTCATGGCCGTCTACCTCAGCCTTAGCCTTGGCATCAGCGCCCTCGTGAACGCGTACAACCGCCGCGTGGCCCTGAGGTGGAAGCTATGA
- a CDS encoding amino acid ABC transporter permease, with protein sequence MSLFRALFGSLGNTLVSLVLLLLLFFVGRSLFLWALEAEWRVVTDNLRYFFLGQLPREMTWRVYGLLGAGFLVLWGWLGLLRAVRLRRPGLVLGVGLALGLFFLPLPVTLWGGLLLSLLLSLSAMALAFPLGVALALGRQSRLPVVRLLSIAYIEAVRGVPLVSLLFLAFVTLPLFLPEGVRLPQVVRALLAFTLFAAAYLAENVRGGLQAIPKGQWEAALSLGLTPFQALRFVVLPQALRAVVPALVGQYIALFKDTSLVALIGILDLMGVARAVLANPQNVGLEREVYLFLALVYLGVSGAFSYLGRRVEAAQGLGRR encoded by the coding sequence ATGAGCCTCTTCCGCGCCCTCTTTGGCAGCCTGGGGAACACCCTGGTAAGCCTCGTTTTGCTTCTCCTTCTGTTCTTCGTGGGTCGGTCGCTTTTCCTCTGGGCCCTGGAGGCGGAGTGGCGGGTGGTGACGGACAACCTCCGCTACTTCTTCCTGGGGCAGCTACCCCGGGAGATGACCTGGAGGGTCTATGGCCTCCTGGGGGCGGGGTTTCTCGTCCTGTGGGGCTGGCTTGGCCTTTTGCGAGCCGTCCGCCTTCGCCGGCCCGGGCTGGTGCTGGGGGTAGGCCTGGCCCTTGGCCTCTTCTTCCTTCCCCTTCCGGTGACCCTGTGGGGCGGGCTTCTCCTCTCCCTCCTCCTTTCCCTAAGCGCCATGGCCCTAGCCTTCCCCTTGGGGGTGGCCCTGGCCCTGGGGCGGCAGAGTCGGCTTCCCGTGGTGCGGCTCCTGAGCATCGCCTACATCGAGGCGGTGCGGGGCGTGCCCTTGGTTTCCCTCCTCTTTTTGGCCTTCGTCACCCTGCCCCTCTTCCTGCCCGAGGGCGTGCGGCTGCCCCAGGTGGTGCGGGCCCTTTTGGCGTTTACCCTGTTTGCCGCCGCCTACCTGGCAGAAAACGTGCGGGGGGGCTTGCAGGCCATCCCCAAGGGGCAGTGGGAGGCGGCGCTTAGCCTCGGGCTCACCCCCTTCCAGGCCCTGCGCTTCGTGGTCCTGCCCCAGGCCCTTCGGGCCGTGGTGCCGGCCCTGGTAGGCCAGTACATCGCCCTTTTCAAGGACACCTCCTTGGTGGCCCTCATCGGGATCCTGGACCTCATGGGCGTGGCCCGTGCGGTCCTGGCTAACCCGCAGAACGTGGGCCTGGAGCGGGAGGTCTACCTGTTCTTGGCCCTGGTGTACCTTGGGGTTTCGGGCGCTTTCTCGTACCTAGGCCGCCGCGTGGAGGCGGCCCAGGGGCTAGGCCGGAGGTGA
- a CDS encoding ribonuclease H family protein codes for MRKEQGAAAAVIYVDASVDTEAGLAGVAVLGLLQRKGGGRVIATAAFPAGDANQAEAMAVELGLRLARQVLGPGAKVTLVCDNRSVVEHLQKGTRNGRSEVSVALDGARSAAKGLKVSFRHRERRSTPEMVWVDEEARRVLNLAREAAARKASRPKARPVPKGFLPRLLGALRRLLRGLGD; via the coding sequence ATGCGCAAGGAACAGGGTGCGGCTGCGGCGGTGATCTACGTGGACGCTTCCGTGGACACGGAGGCCGGGTTGGCGGGCGTGGCGGTGCTGGGGCTCCTGCAGCGGAAGGGGGGTGGCCGGGTCATCGCCACCGCCGCCTTCCCTGCGGGGGACGCCAACCAGGCGGAGGCCATGGCGGTGGAGCTGGGGCTGAGGCTGGCCAGGCAGGTCCTGGGCCCTGGGGCTAAGGTGACCCTGGTGTGCGACAACCGCTCCGTGGTGGAGCACCTCCAGAAGGGGACGCGCAACGGCCGTTCGGAGGTCAGCGTTGCCCTGGACGGGGCCAGGTCCGCCGCCAAGGGCCTGAAGGTGTCCTTCCGGCACCGGGAGCGGCGGAGCACGCCCGAGATGGTATGGGTGGACGAGGAAGCGCGCCGGGTCCTCAACCTGGCCCGGGAGGCGGCGGCTCGCAAAGCGAGCCGCCCCAAGGCGAGGCCAGTTCCCAAGGGCTTCCTACCCCGTCTGCTTGGGGCTTTGCGCCGCCTCCTGCGAGGGCTGGGGGACTAG